The Lactuca sativa cultivar Salinas chromosome 2, Lsat_Salinas_v11, whole genome shotgun sequence genome includes the window TGTGTTGATTTACCACATGTGGTACATGTAACGTGGTACCATACATCTTTGAATGTGAAATCAGATAGTATGGTCTTTAAAACATATACATTGTCCTTGAACATGTTATAGATGTATGTTAGTGATTGTTATGTATGAAATAGTAGTATTATACATAAGAAAACTAATTACCATTAATTGAGAGAAATCTGAGCTCTTTAAGCGTTGTAATGTAGTATTTATCACATTTGGTGATGATTTTGAGTGAAATTGGGTACCAAATCTGTATTAATGGATACTTGTTAGTGAATATATGTTGTTTACTATGTAGTTTATAGTTTGGTTAAGTATGGTTAAGATTTGGTAGAAGCAGTATAACATACCTTGTAATGAGTGTGTCCGTTTCTGGTAAATTGGGATTGACGTACATGTGTGTTGCGCTGGTGCTTGTCAATGTTAATTTTCCTGTGTAGTAAGATGGTATTTTAGCATAGTGTGAAGTGAGTATTATAATAAGGGTCTTTGTTATTACTTACCATTGTACATAGTGGATTTGAGATTGGTGAAAGCTAGTACCACTGTGTTAGAGTTTGATGTAAGGGCATTTCGATTGAATTTGTCTGGCGAATCTATGCATTCCTTCCATAAGAGTATGGTAATCTCCTCCGCACTTGAACCAGTTTTGTCATTAATAATAATTAAAGGAAATATAGTAGGTAATATTTTTTGTTATGAAGAATATGTACTTACTTTTCATCTGTTAAAGTCATAAGCATGAATGGTTCTTTGTCTTTTTTTTTCGATCTTTCATGTTGATGAGTACGCCTATGAAATCTGAATGTAATTGTAAGCGTAATATTTGTGACAAATTAGACTATTATAAATTTTTTGCATTAAAGTAATGATATTTGGGTTGATGTTATAAATGTACCTGGATGCTCTAAGTTTTTGTCTGCTATCATTTGAAAGTGTGATCTTGGACTGAAGCGGAACCATGTTAGTGGAAGTGCATTGCGATTTGGTATTTCCTCAATTGTTGATGCTTCACCAATATTCATGTGTACTGGGTGATCTAAGACCTTCTGATATTTGTCTGGCTCAGTGCATGTATAGTCCTTAATACGATAACATCGAGTGACTAATAATGAAGTTTGTATCGATCGTTGATTTGTCTTTCGAGCAAGTAGCTGAATTGTATCTCCCTGGTCAAAAAAAATGTGTTAGGGTGTTTTATATATGAACTACTTTGTATAAGAgtgaattataatatatatatatatatatatatatatatatatatatatatatatatatatatatatatatatatatatatatatatccttacatGCTCATCAATCACGATAAACCATGTCTCGTCCTTTCTAAATTGTAGTGTCCATTTTCGCAAGACACGAACTTCAAGTGAATTTCCTGGTGAGCCAAAGTGGAGGTTTGATATTCTATCCATGTTTGAGGAGATTGCTCTGCAATTATAAAAAACATTgttaaaatagattttaaaaatATGATCGTTATTTCCTACCATATATTTTAGGTATTAGATGTTTATAATAAGTATAAGAGTAAATTACttaaatcgtccctatggtttggttaaaattgcacgtttggtctctaacattttttttgcactcggattgtCCCTGTCGTTTTATTTGTCACGTTtttgtccctgtggtttgattttgttgcatttttcgtctcttacatacataaagttagggaccaaacatgaattttttaccaaaccatagggacgaaaaacgtgacaaaatcaaaccatagggacgatcagTGTGCAAATAAAAAGTTAGGGactaaacgtgcaattttgaccaaaccacagggacgatttcagtaatttactctaagtATAATTGCAAAACAGGTAGAAAAGATGAGATTTTGGGTGATAGAATTATCTTATCTATTAGATTGATTTGAAAACATAAAGGTGGTGTAATAACCTCTTGCATATTAACTCTTGCTAACAAATCTTTGAAGACGACATTTCTGGTACAGTTGAATGGTAATGTATCTTCTTGTTGTAGTAGAATCTTTATCGAATCTGGTGAGGTAGCTCTTGACAAAGCCACATATAGTTGTCCGTGTGTGAAAACAGAGTTTGTGAGGTATAAACCTACCTTTTTAAGAGATTGGCATTGACTTTTGTTTATAGTCATTGCATAACACACTTTAAGAGGAAATtgttttctgataaatataaaagGTAGGTCAGAGGTATTATGTACAAATTTTATTCTTGGAATGTACACCCTTTTCCCAACAGATATTCCTGTTATTATGGAAGCTTCAATCACAGATGGTAATAATTGTGTAACAATCAAACGTGTTCCATTACAAAGACCTTCTCGTTGATTGATATTCCTCATTAGCATAACTGGGGTATTAGCTTTCAAATTTAATGTATGTGAAGGAATACCAGAAAAGTGAAGATTGTTTAAATAATCTTGGGGATATAAGGTATCTAATTCTAAGCTATCATGGGTTTGTGACTTGATAGAATCACAACT containing:
- the LOC122196803 gene encoding uncharacterized protein LOC122196803; translation: MVPLQSKITLSNDSRQKLRASRFHRRTHQHERSKKKDKEPFMLMTLTDENAEEITILLWKECIDSPDKFNRNALTSNSNTVVLAFTNLKSTMYNGKLTLTSTSATHMYVNPNLPETDTLITRFGTQFHSKSSPNVINTTLQRLKSSDFSQLMDNVYVLKTILSDFTFKDVWYHVTCTTCGKSTHKKGDGWFCVSHGPINEPKLLYKISAVLTDNTDTTTVFMSNEATCTLLNATAQEIIDGFPSQDRKTLPEPLERCKGLTKNVYVECTKLSSTRNIRFTVTTISDIKTPQPTILSTQKTQTTRSTPMEQQTTTTMESLTPTKSRETGKRLQMEDTDTPKKPRPKQEKYRNHGEADEGTHAKKQ